A DNA window from Phragmites australis chromosome 11, lpPhrAust1.1, whole genome shotgun sequence contains the following coding sequences:
- the LOC133883986 gene encoding serine/threonine-protein phosphatase 7 long form homolog — protein MYRALCDACTKKERLATFVGCPLQLQLWSYERFVIGRPIVDQFPYPEEWYGEPEEDGPTMGSMWCRRRSHWAHEQAHNAYELFRSQFDYLHPDNMVWTPYSHLFIQACAPFGLSSLCSRDEEYWITKKSLIFDIYVEEYSPHHVMRQFGRFQAHEFA, from the exons ATGTATCGGGCCTTGTGCgacgcgtgcacgaagaaggagagACTAGCCACATTTGTTGGGTGCCCACTACAGCTGCAGTTGTGGTCTTATGAGCGGTTCGTGATAGGCCGACCCATTGTGGACCAATtcccgtaccctgaggaatggtacggcgagcccgaggaggatgggcccACCATGGGCTCGATGTGGTGTCGACGCCGG TCGCATtgggcgcatgagcaggccCATAACGCGTACGAGCTTTTTAGGTCGCAGTTCGACTATCTTCATCCAGACAACATGGTCTGGACCCCCTACAGCCACTTGTTCATCCAAGCATGTGCGCCTTTCGGTCTGTCTTCATTGTGTagccgcgacgaggagtactggatTACGAAGAAGTCGctcatcttcgacatctacgtcgaggagtactcaccccaccacGTCATGAGGCAGTTTGGACGCTTCCAAGCTCATGAATTTGCATGA
- the LOC133885403 gene encoding gibberellin 2-beta-dioxygenase 3-like → MVVLAKGELEQIALPAMQRAAPPMAAVPEVDLAKAAAGDDGASGRAAAARAVAAACEEHGFFKVTGHGVPAALLARVEAAAAAFFALPQREKEAAKVVAPGGSPFGYASKRIGGNGDLGWVEYLLLGVTAAGAAAPVALPGAALSVSAEAWPCSFRDLLNEYIAAVRRMTCEVLELMAEGLGLAEKDVFTRLAMDKDSDSILRVNHYPPRPELKQLRHSRLIGFGEHTDPQIISVLWSNDISGLEISLRDGNWVSVPSDKESFFINVGDTLQVLTNGRFRSVRHRVTVNSARSRVSVIFFGGPPPRERLAPLPGLVGEGGRRRYREFTWREYRTSAYRTKLAENRLCHFETAATS, encoded by the exons ATGGTGGTTCTTGCCAAGGGCGAGCTGGAGCAGATCGCGCTCCCGGCGATGCAACGCGCGGCGCCGCCGATGGCCGCCGTGCCGGAGGTCGACCTGGCTAAGGCCGCGGCAGGGGACGACGGCGCGAGTggccgcgcggcggccgcgcgcgcggtggcggcggcgtgcGAGGAGCACGGGTTCTTCAAGGTGACGGGCCACGGCGTGCCGGCCGCGCTCCTGGCACGCGTGGaagccgcggccgccgcgttCTTCGCGCTCCCGCAGCGGGAGAAGGAGGCGGCCAAGGTGGTGGCGCCTGGCGGCAGCCCGTTCGGGTACGCCAGCAAGCGGATAGGCGGCAACGGCGACCTCGGGTGGGTCGAGTACCTCCTACTCGGTGtcaccgccgccggcgccgccgcgccaGTGGCGTTGCCCGGCGCGGCATTGTCTGTGTCCGCGGAGGCGTGGCCCTGCTCTTTCCG TGATCTTCTGAACGAGTACATTGCAGCTGTGAGAAGGATGACATGCGAGGTGCTAGAGCTGATGGCGGAAGGGTTGGGTCTCGCCGAGAAAGATGTGTTCACTAGGTTAGCGATGGATAAAGATAGTGACTCTATACTAAGGGTCAACCACTATCCACCGCGTCCCGAGTTAAAGCAGCTGAGGCACAGTAGGTTGATCGGGTTCGGCGAGCACACCGACCCTCAGATCATCTCGGTCCTTTGGTCCAACGACATATCAGGGCTAGAGATCTCGCTGCGTGATGGCAACTGGGTGTCAGTGCCGTCGGACAAGGAGTCTTTCTTCATCAACGTTGGCGACACATTGCAG GTTCTGACGAACGGGAGGTTCCGTAGTGTGCGGCACCGGGTGACCGTGAACAGCGCGCGGTCGCGGGTGTCGGTGATCTTCTTCGGGGGCCCGCCGCCGCGGGAGAGGCTGGCGCCGCTGCCGGGGCTCGTCGGCGAGGGCGGCCGCCGCCGGTACAGGGAGTTCACGTGGAGGGAGTACAGGACCTCGGCGTACAGGACCAAGCTCGCGGAGAACAGGCTCTGCCACTTCGAGACCGCCGCGACGAGCTGA
- the LOC133884689 gene encoding mannosyl-oligosaccharide 1,2-alpha-mannosidase MNS3 produces MSSSSGPLPYSMRDVDAGGAYNNAKFRHRSRLKMVIQALATNSSKYRCGKFTVGKFLSLLMAFGIIYLFLHQSSEGFVSGEVHDKEVQNKHVRKAPNIRTFWRKPPRLPPRLSPNEIYKNNSLVQQSPSEWTSRQKKVKEAFEHAWSGYRNYAMGYDELMPLSHRGTDGLGGLGATVVDSLDTAIIMGADDVVSEASKWIEDNLMKRISEKGQVNLFETTIRVLGGLLSAYHLSGGDHAGAGDSGIPVTYKKANPEQLLEVSKDLADRLLLAFTSSPTAIPLSDVVLHDRSAHAAPDGLSSTSEASTLQLEFSYLSRISGDPKYDREAMKVLEHMRTLPTVEGLVPIYINPSSGQFSGENIRLGSRGDSYYEYLLKVWVQQEEYRDSSLKYLFEMYTEAMRGVKHLLVRRTVPNGLVFVGELPYGRNGGFSPKMDHLVCFLPGTLALGATKGITKKKALESNLLTNEDIENLQLAEDLAKTCVEMYFVTSTGLAPEIAYFHIEGNPEGGPDGGNKTSKYVNDIIIKPLDRHNLLRPETVESLFVLHRITEDSKYREWGWQIFQAFEKYTKVDSGGYTSLDDVTSLPPHRRDKMETFFLGETLKYLYLLFDENNTLPLDKFVFNTEAHPLPVMRSANQASHSV; encoded by the exons ATGGTTATACAGGCCCTTGCTACTAACAGCAGCAAATACCGCTGTGGAAAGTTCACTGTTGGTAAATTCTTGAGTCTGTTGATGGCTTTTGGCATAATATACTTATTTCTGCACCAAAGCTCGGAGGGTTTTGTGTCTGGTGAGGTACATGACAAAGAAGTACAGAATAAACATGTCAGGAAAGCTCCCAATATTCGCACATTTTGGAGAAAACCGCCAAGGCTGCCCCCACGTCTCTCCCCAAatgaaatttacaaaaataattcacTGGTTCAGCAGTCTCCATCTGAGTGGACATCCAGGCAGAAGAAAGTTAAAGAAGCATTCGAACATGCATGGTCTGGTTACCGAAATTATGCAATGGGTTATGATGAGCTTATGCCTTTGAGCCACAGAGGCACAGATGGATTAGGAGGTCTAGGGGCTACAGTTGTGGATTCTTTGGACACAGCGATAATAATGGGTGCTGATGATGTTGTTTCTGAAGCATCAAAATGGATCGAAGATAACCTAATGAAAAGAATCAGTGAGAAAGGACAGGTTAATTTATTTGAAACTACCATCCGTGTCTTGGGAGGGCTTCTCAGTGCATACCATTTAAGTGGTGGTGATCATGCAGGAGCAGGTGACTCCGGGATTCCGGTAACATATAAAAAGGCAAATCCAGAGCAGCTTTTGGAAGTTTCAAAGGATTTAGCTGACAGGTTATTATTAGCTTTTACATCGAGCCCAACAGCTATACCTTTAAGTGACGTTGTACTCCATGACCGCTCTGCCCATGCAGCCCCTGATGGCTTAAGCAGTACCTCTGAGGCTTCAACGTTGCAACTGGAGTTCAGTTACCTAAGCAGAATATCGGGGGATCCGAAGTATGACAGGGAGGCAATGAAGGTGTTAGAGCATATGCGAACACTTCCAACGGTGGAGGGTCTGGTGCCTATATACATTAA CCCCTCCTCCGGTCAATTTAGCGGTGAGAATATTCGATTAGGATCTCGTGGTGACAGTTACTATGAGTATCTACTAAAAGTTTGGGTTCAGCAAGAGGAATATCGTGACAGTAGTTTGAAGTACCTATTTGAAATGTATACCGAAGCAATGAGAGGGGTCAAGCATCTTCTTGTTCGAAGAACTGTTCCAAATGGGCTGGTCTTTGTTGGGGAGCTTCCATATGGACGAAATGGTGGCTTTAGTCCTAAAATGGATCACCTG GTGTGTTTCCTTCCTGGTACCCTTGCTCTAGGTGCAACTAAGGGTATCACCAAGAAAAAAGCTCTTGAAAGTAATTTGTTAACTAATGAAGACATTGAAAATCTCCAGCTTGCCGAAGATCTGGCTAAAACATGTGTTGAGATGTATTTTGTGACCTCTACTGGCCTTGCTCCTGAAATCGCTTATTTTCATATTGAG GGTAATCCGGAAGGGGGACCCGATGGTGGGAACAAAACTTCCAAATATGTCAATGATATAATAATAAAACCACTTGATCGTCACAATCTTTTACGCCCAGAGACTGTGGAATCACTATTTGTTTTGCATAGAATCACAGAGGATTCCAA GTATAGGGAGTGGGGTTGGCAGATCTTTCAGGCTTTTGAAAAGTACACAAAAGTTGATTCTGGTGGTTACACTTCCTTGGATGATGTCACGAGCCTACCTCCTCATAGGAGAGACAAAATGGAGACTTTCTTCCTTGGAGAAACATTGAAATATTTGTATTTGCTGTTTGATGAAAACAATACTCTTCCACTAGATAAGTTTGTATTCAATACAGAAGCCCATCCTCTTCCAGTCATGCGGTCTGCGAATCAGGCTTCACATTCTGTATAG